Proteins from one Suncus etruscus isolate mSunEtr1 chromosome 3, mSunEtr1.pri.cur, whole genome shotgun sequence genomic window:
- the RGS18 gene encoding regulator of G-protein signaling 18, with translation METSLVLFSQLNMCESREKPFFKLIHGSAKEETSKEAKIRAKEKRNRLSLLVQKLEFHEETHPSRSGQLAQETRISPEEAMMWGESFEKLLSNKDGLRTFTRFLKTEFSEENIEFWVACEDFKKSKDPQQILLKAKAIYEKFIQSDAPQEVNLDFHTKEVITKGIIQPTLHCFDAAQSRVYQLMEQDSYTRFLKSDLYLDLVEGRPQRPTNLRRRSRSFTCNEFQDVKSNVSIWF, from the exons ATGGAAACATCATTGGTTCTCTTTTCTCAGTTAAATATGTGTGAAtcaagagaaaaaccttttttcAAGTTAATACATGGTTCAGCAAAAGAAGAAACCAGCAAAGAAGCCAAAATCAG agctaaagaaaaaagaaacaggctaAGTCTTCTTGTGCAGAAACTTGAGTTTCATGAAGAGACTCATCCCAGTAGATCTGGGCAATTGGCCCAAGAAACAAG AATTTCCCCTGAAGAAGCAATGATGTGGGGTGAATCATTTGAGAAGCTGCTTTCCAATAAAG ATGGATTGAGGACTTTCACCAGATTTCTTAAAACGGAATTCAGTGAGGAAAACATTGAATTTTGGGTGGCCTGTGAAGATTTCAAGAAAAGCAAAGACCCTCAACAAATTCTCCTTAAAGCAAAAGCAATATATGAAAAATTTATCCAGAGTGATGCTCCACAAGAG GTAAACCTTGATTTTCACACCAAAGAAGTCATTACTAAAGGCATCATTCAACCCACACTTCATTGTTTTGACGCCGCACAAAGCAGAGTATATCAGCTTATGGAGCAAGACAGTTACACGCGTTTCCTGAAATCTGACCTTTACTTAGACCTGGTAGAAGGAAGACCTCAAAGACCAACGAATCTTAGAAGACGATCTCGCTCATTTACCTGCAATGAATTTCAGGATGTTAAGTCAAATGTGTCCATTTGGTTCTAA